In a genomic window of Glycine max cultivar Williams 82 chromosome 13, Glycine_max_v4.0, whole genome shotgun sequence:
- the LOC100794830 gene encoding zinc finger A20 and AN1 domain-containing stress-associated protein 5: protein MAQKAQKNDTEFKVPEPIINPCTTTTTTTTSISEPSRFFDATTPATSSRSPKRSLPLDEESQTDQTTSSEPKRAVNRCSGCRRRVGLTGFRCRCGDLFCAEHRYSDRHDCSYDYKAAGREAIARENPVVKAAKIVKV from the coding sequence ATGGCTCAGAAGGCCCAGAAAAACGACACTGAGTTTAAGGTCCCCGAACCCATCATCAACCcctgcaccaccaccaccaccaccaccacctcgaTTTCCGAACCTTCTAGATTCTTCGATGCAACCACCCCCGCCACTTCATCGCGCTCCCCAAAGCGATCCCTCCCTCTCGACGAGGAATCTCAGACGGACCAAACGACGTCTTCTGAGCCCAAACGCGCCGTGAACCGCTGCTCCGGCTGCCGGCGGCGCGTGGGACTCACGGGATTCCGGTGCCGCTGCGGGGACCTTTTCTGCGCAGAGCACCGCTACTCCGACCGCCACGACTGCTCCTACGACTACAAGGCCGCGGGGAGAGAGGCCATCGCGAGAGAGAACCCCGTCGTGAAGGCCGCGAAGATCGTCAAAGTCTGA
- the LOC100795366 gene encoding DNA-damage-repair/toleration protein DRT100-like precursor encodes MASSLFFFLTLLLLSVISAVTPCPPSERAALLAFKAALIEPYLGIFNTWSGTDCCRSWYGVACDPTTGHVTDVSLRGESQDPMFQKLGRSGYMTGKISPEICNLSNLTTLVVADWKAVSGEIPACVASLYSLQILDLSGNRISGEISADIGNLRSLTLLSLADNEISGKIPTSVVKLIRLKHLDLSNNQLSGEIPYNFGNLAMLSRALLSGNQLTGSISKSVSKMKRLADLDVSSNRLTGSIPVELGKMRVLSTLKLDGNSMTGPVPSTLLSNTGMGILNLSRNGFSGTIPDVFGSGSYFMVLDLSFNNFSGRIPGSLSASKFMGHLDLSYNHLCGTIPIGSPFEHLDAASFSNNDCLCGNPLKAC; translated from the coding sequence atggCTTCCTCGTTGTTCTTCTTTCTAACGTTGCTTCTCCTCTCCGTTATCTCCGCCGTCACCCCCTGCCCGCCGTCAGAACGGGCAGCACTATTGGCCTTCAAAGCTGCCCTGATCGAACCCTACTTGGGCATCTTCAACACCTGGTCGGGCACTGACTGTTGCCGGAGCTGGTATGGCGTCGCCTGCGACCCCACCACTGGCCACGTCACCGACGTCAGCCTCCGCGGTGAGTCCCAAGACCCAATGTTCCAGAAGCTTGGCCGCTCCGGCTACATGACCGGAAAAATCTCGCCGGAGATTTGTAACCTTAGCAACCTCACCACCCTCGTCGTCGCTGACTGGAAGGCCGTCTCCGGCGAGATCCCCGCCTGCGTCGCCTCGCTTTACTCTCTCCAAATCCTGGACCTTTCCGGTAATCGCATCTCTGGCGAGATTTCAGCCGACATCGGAAACCTCCGGAGTCTCACCCTATTGAGTCTGGCCGACAATGAGATCTCCGGCAAGATCCCCACGTCAGTCGTGAAGCTCATCAGACTCAAGCATCTGGACCTCAGCAACAACCAACTCAGTGGCGAGATACCCTATAATTTCGGGAATCTGGCCATGTTGAGTCGGGCGTTGCTGAGTGGGAACCAACTAACCGGTTCGATCTCCAAATCCGTGTCCAAAATGAAGCGGCTTGCGGACTTGGATGTATCATCGAACCGGTTGACCGGTTCAATCCCAGTGGAGTTGGGAAAAATGAGAGTCCTCTCTACTTTGAAATTGGATGGTAATTCTATGACGGGTCCTGTACCCTCCACTTTATTGAGCAATACGGGTATGGGTATTTTGAACCTTAGCCGAAATGGGTTTTCGGGTACCATACCCGATGTTTTTGGGTCGGGTTCTTATTTTATGGTACTTGATTTGTCGTTCAATAACTTTTCGGGTCGGATACCTGGTTCGTTATCCGCATCCAAGTTCATGGGGCATTTGGATCTGAGCTACAACCACTTATGTGGAACCATCCCAATTGGGTCTCCGTTTGAACACCTTGATGCGGCGTCGTTTAGTAACAATGATTGTTTGTGTGGAAACCCCTTGAAGGCTTGTTGA
- the LOC100801184 gene encoding protein gamma response 1, which translates to MDPSDSDTAEVRNQIPEEDFGGLETKTPDVFVATCVIKRVKEKPSEIDRGCNLSSPSSGFRDVPKCPSNTKLVSVSSTKRPVSSWRQTRSHQSRVGPDPHDDFLDTSLENIRENLNKDLNKEDQPCLIQKDISADSSDDETHDMNAKSSPQKKQKQSSVTVANTRSFKYVEPVRKKAERENLKGVECKQCRKFYDAVLPNADGKDADSKQSFRCEHLDGVSRHRYRYVPPMTPEGFWNIGFESEM; encoded by the exons ATGGATCCTAGTGATAGCGATACAGCTGAAGTGAGGAACCAAATCCCAGAGGAAGATTTTGGAG GCCTTGAAACGAAAACTCCAGATGTGTTTGTTGCCACATGTGTCATAAAGAGAGTCAAGGAGAAGCCATCTGAGATTGACAGAGGGTGTAATTTGAGTTCTCCATCTTCTGGTTTTCGTGATGTCCCAAAATGTCCATCCAATACAAAATTAGTCTCTGTATCTAGTACAAAGCGCCCTGTATCTTCCTGGAGGCAAACCCGGTCCCATCAAAGTCGAGTAGGTCCTGATCCCCATGATGATTTTCTTGATACTTCTCTTGAGAATATCagagaaaatttaaataaggaTTTGAACAAGGAAGACCAACCATGCCTGATTCAGAAAGACATTAGTGCGGACAGCTCAGATGACGAAACACACGATATGAATGCCAAAAGCAGTCCTCAGAAGAAGCAAAAGCAATCTTCTGTTACAGTGGCCAACACAAGAAGTTTCAAGTACGTTGAACCAGTTAGGAAGAAAGCTGAGCGTGAAAATTTAAAAGGAGTTGAATGCAAACAATGCAGGAAGTTCTATGATGCTGTTCTTCCTAATGCTGATGGCAAGGATGCTGACAGTAAGCAGAGCTTCCGCTGTGAACACCTTGATGGTGTTTCTAGGCATCGATATAGGTATGTTCCTCCCATGACTCCTGAAGGATTTTGGAATATTGGGTTTGAATCTGAAATGTAA
- the LOC106795503 gene encoding uncharacterized protein: MSTKLDEILQRLTLLEIHYQFSNVLQPSLTPSSEQTAAGAVPQLNTKDGAAEFEPSFVCLDKKVQSLMEESLNSVSNQGRVVENQTMEAEVHGEDGSKFALGSNEKSVFGRGCRFGNYDCTVSRHHVPFELDHSDSEDANAVSFEVLKETPFWVYDREALGLFKKFNKGLGHFLGIDTFDPGGYLKGLKRRKEIIDYQYAWGYIMGNERLDANYVVPQWMPQFMCKSEARTLIVLDEVWTLSVVDQLMCRIPGCKFLVVSRPKFQMVLSYEVELLIEEDALSLFCHHAFGLKSIPLAANENLVKRVVTECGRLPLALKVEKIFGTGNQHVTAAKMILQNIEAMVSIGMPASPSEVLVIADKHVVPRHVAADLHSQVEHGPDSQVVPVISGEGVDLNAIEEELSKQCQRLPRGEFAAKALSHSFIVYAHDMLESIKFSNLYAPEHLIVNAKDADKLEDLKLKYNLEDKVALEAHGNVMNKNRKQQDTEQEPEKEERPRREINKPHYLRDFV, from the coding sequence ATGTCCACCAAACTGGATGAAATTCTTCAGAGGTTGACCCTTCTTGAAATCCACTATCAGTTTTCCAATGTGCTCCAACCTTCTTTGACCCCTTCATCTGAGCAAACCGCTGCCGGCGCGGTTCCTCAGTTGAATACCAAAGACGGAGCCGCGGAGTTTGAACCGAGCTTCGTTTGCTTAGACAAAAAGGTGCAGAGCCTCATGGAAGAGTCGCTGAACTCAGTTTCTAATCAAGGGAGGGTTGTGGAAAATCAAACCATGGAGGCGGAAGTTCATGGTGAAGATGGTTCCAAATTTGCACTGGGAAGCAATGAGAAGTCAGTGTTTGGACGAGGTTGCAGATTCGGCAACTACGACTGCACAGTGTCTCGTCACCACGTGCCCTTCGAACTCGACCATTCAGACTCAGAGGATGCTAATGCTGTTTCATTTGAAGTCCTGAAGGAGACACCCTTTTGGGTGTATGACAGAGAAGCGCTTGGGCTCTTCAAAAAGTTCAACAAAGGTCTGGGGCATTTCCTTGGTATTGACACATTTGACCCTGGAGGCTACTTAAAGGGcttgaaaagaagaaaggaaataattgattaccaatatgCCTGGGGGTATATTATGGGCAACGAGAGGTTGGATGCAAATTACGTGGTTCCCCAATGGATGCCACAATTTATGTGCAAAAGTGAAGCTCGAACTTTGATTGTTTTGGATGAGGTGTGGACACTCTCCGTGGTGGATCAGCTTATGTGTAGAATACCAGGTTGCAAGTTTCTTGTAGTGTCAAGGCCAAAATTCCAAATGGTGCTGAGTTATGAAGTGGAATTGCTGATTGAAGAGGATGCCCTGTCTTTGTTCTGTCACCATGCTTTTGGACTGAAATCAATTCCTTTAGCTGCTAATGAGAATTTGGTCAAGCGGGTTGTGACTGAATGTGGAAGGCTTCCCTTGGCTCTTAAGGTTGAGAAAATTTTTGGCACAGGAAACCAACATGTTACAGCTGCAAAAATGATACTGCAAAACATTGAAGCCATGGTTTCAATTGGCATGCCAGCTAGTCCATCTGAAGTTTTAGTCATTGCGGACAAGCATGTGGTTCCTCGTCATGTAGCTGCTGATTTGCATTCCCAGGTTGAGCATGGTCCTGATAGTCAGGTTGTGCCTGTGATTTCCGGTGAAGGTGTGGATCTGAATGCTATAGAAGAGGAACTCAGCAAGCAGTGCCAGCGTCTCCCAAGAGGAGAATTTGCTGCTAAGGCCCTAAGCCACAGTTTTATTGTTTATGCACATGATATGCTTGAGTCAATCAAGTTCTCAAACTTATATGCACCAGAACATCTAATTGTCAACGCGAAGGATGCAGATAAGTTGGAGGATCTTAAACTCAAAtacaaccttgaggacaaggttgctTTGGAAGCCCATGGGAATGTTATGAATAAGAACAGAAAGCAACAGGACACAGAGCAAGAAccagagaaggaagaaagaccAAGGAGGGAAATCAACAAACCTCATTATCTCAGAGATTTCGTATAG